The nucleotide window TTGCATGGCGACCGGGACCGCCGGGCGAAAGCTAACCGATGACTGGGGCGGGGCGCGCAGCTTCACCCGCTACAACTTGACCGGTAGTCTCATTTTGCATGTTGCGCCGCGACGAGATTTGCGGTGATTCAGGGGGGCAGTGATTCATGGCGTGGTCCGCAGCGACGAAGCAATAAGTCTCTGATTTCACTGGCAGCCGCGCCAGGACTGGAGCCGCGACCGGCCCGTAGGATGCGTCCGCTGACTTCGCCGGAAAAGGAAATCCGACGATCTTCTCAAGCCGCTTGGCCCGCTGCAGCTACGGCAGCGGCCAATATCCATGCGCGCGTTCCGGCGAGGCGTTCAGCATCACGCTGGAAGGCCAACATGCGCCGCAATTCCGCAGCAAGGCAATCCTTCATTTCGGATGATGTGCGGGTTTGGCTTGACCGCGGCATGCGGTATTTCTACGTCCATTCGGATGCGTTCTTTGCATCGGACCGGCAGACGTCAGGACGATGCTCGGACGGTCCATCCGACCCGCCTGCACGCATGGAGAAGGTCCCGCCGTGGCATTTGAACTGTTCAATCTGGCCGGCAAACGAGCGCTGGTCACCGGATCGTCCCAGGGAATCGGATTCGCCATCGCGCGCGGGCTCGCAGAGCATGGCGCCTCCGTCGTCCTGAATGGACGGGAGCGCAACAAACTCGAGGCTGCCGCCGCGAGCTTGACCGCGGCCGGGCACAACGTTGCGGTGGCCGGGTTCGATGTCACCGTCGTCGAGGATGTCCGCGAAGGCGTTGCGGCGATCGAGCGGACGAATGGGACGATCGATATTCTCGTCAACAACGCCGGCATGCAGTTTCGCACGCCGCTCGAGGATTTTCCGGCCGAGAAGTGGGAGCAACTGCTCAGGACCAATGTATCGAGCGCCTTCTACGTCGGTCAGGCCGTCGCGCGGCACATGATCCCGCGCAGAAAGGGCAAGATCATCAACATCGCCTCCGTTCAGAGCGAGCTGGCCCGCCCGGGC belongs to Bradyrhizobium icense and includes:
- a CDS encoding SDR family oxidoreductase, translating into MAFELFNLAGKRALVTGSSQGIGFAIARGLAEHGASVVLNGRERNKLEAAAASLTAAGHNVAVAGFDVTVVEDVREGVAAIERTNGTIDILVNNAGMQFRTPLEDFPAEKWEQLLRTNVSSAFYVGQAVARHMIPRRKGKIINIASVQSELARPGIAPYTATKGAIKNLTRGMCADWARHGLQINAIAPGYFKTPLNQALVDDPQFSAWLEKRTPASRWGNVDELIGAAVFLSGDASSFVNGHTLYVDGGITTCL